From the genome of Epinephelus lanceolatus isolate andai-2023 chromosome 23, ASM4190304v1, whole genome shotgun sequence, one region includes:
- the lmod2b gene encoding leiomodin-2, translating to MSCFGYRRELSKYEDVDEDELLASLTPEELAELEKELVDIDPDANVPIGLRQRDQTDKTPTGTFSREALMKYWENETRRLLEDELGGGSPKLDEEQEEECVTEENSDAEDEKDVENEKEQKQQETQEEKKEEEEKEEDEEEEEEEEEEESEEEEEAVTEEEEEDEEEEDNKLKPEPVKEFRALTPRADSPMLLKPQRVEPMRLTPPPPPVDPNATGNPTVVDDALQRALNNDPELTEVNLNNIDDIAQETLIRFAEALRSNTHVRVFSLANTRADDPVALAIAKMLRENSSIISLNIESNYVTGKGVMALVQALPGNNTLTELRFHNQRHMCGGQVEMEMVKILRENYTLIKLGYQFNLPGPRMSMTGILTRNQDRQRQKRLQEQKQLQGQLGVPEGAVNPRTTALKGTPRSSPYSSPRGSPWSSPKLPRSDLAKKQTPPAPPPPPPPPPPPPPPPPPPPPPHREKMKPTRMIAEVIKAHEAGSKKVKKTKGKKGKKGKASERDDTPSILKELKNALRPMSVDKRGEEGSRPSTPMRSAHDQLMESIRNSSVRSLRRVEVPHHLR from the exons ATGAGCTGTTTCGGGTACCGCCGAGAGTTGAGTAAGTACGAAGATGTCGATGAGGACGAGCTTTTGGCCTCCCTCACCCCTGAGGAGCTGGCTGAGCTGGAAAAGGAGCTGGTGGACATTGATCCTGACGCCAACGTGCCCATAGGACTCAGACAGAGGGACCAGACAGACAAGACCCCTACGGGGACCTTCAGCAGAGAGGCCCTAATGAAGTATTGGGAAAATGAGACACGTAGATTGCTGGAGGATGAGCTGGGTGGAGGAAGTCCCAAACTG GATGAAGAACAAGAGGAGGAATGTGTGACAGAAGAAAACAGCGATGCAGAGGATGAAAAGGATGTTGAAAATGAGAAAGAACAgaaacagcaggaaacacaagaggagaagaaagaagaagaggagaaggaggaggatgaagaagaagaagaagaagaagaagaagaagagagtgaggaagaggaggaagctgtaacagaggaggaggaggaagatgaggaggaagaagataATAAATTAAAACCTGAACCTGTAAAGGAATTCCGGGCGCTGACACCGCGTGCCGACAGCCCAATGCTACTGAAGCCGCAGAGGGTGGAGCCTATGAGACTGacccctccccctccacctGTCGACCCAAACGCAACCGGAAACCCAACAGTCGTCGATGACGCTCTCCAAAGAGCTCTTAACAACGACCCTGAACTCACGGAGGTTAATCTCAACAACATTGACGATATCGCACAG GAAACCCTGATTCGATTCGCTGAAGCTCTGAGGTCCAACACACACGTGCGGGTCTTCAGCCTCGCGAACACTCGAGCCGACGACCCTGTGGCTCTGGCCATTGCTAAAATGCTGAGGGAGAACTCGTCCATCATCAGTCTGAATATAGAGTCTAACTATGTGACTGGAAAGGGCGTGATGGCGTTGGTTCAAGCGCTTCCTGGAAACAACACCCTGACTGAGCTTCGGTTCCACAACCAGAGACACATGTGTGGAGGACAG GTAGAGATGGAGATGGTGAAGATACTGAGGGAAAACTACACCCTGATCAAGCTGGGCTACCAGTTTAACCTGCCTGGTCCCAGGATGAGCATGACGGGGATCCTCACCAGGAATCAGGACCGCCAGAGACAGAAACGGCTGCAGGAGCAGAAACAGCTGCAGGGCCAACTGGGGGTGCCAGAGGGAGCGGTCAACCCCAGAACCACTGCACTG aAAGGAACTCCTCGTTCATCACCTTACAGCTCACCCAGGGGCTCTCCTTGGTCCTCACCCAAACTCCCTAGGAGTGACCTGGCCAAAAAGCAAACTCCTcctgctccacctcctcctccccctccaccacctcctcctcccccacctcctcctccaccacctcccccGCATCGGGAGAAGATGAAGCCCACCAGGATGATTGCGGAGGTCATCAAGGCGCATGAGGCGGGCAGCAAGAAGGTGAAGAAGACAAAAGGGAAGAAGGGCAAGAAGGGGAAGGCGTCAGAGAGAGACGATACACCTAGCATCCTGAAGGAGCTCAAGAATGCGCTGAGGCCCATGTCGGTGGacaagagaggggaggagggcagCAGGCCGTCTACGCCCATGAGGTCGGCCCACGACCAGCTGATGGAGTCTATTCGCAACAGCAGCGTCCGCAGCCTGAGACGG GTTGAAGTCCCACATCATCTACGATAA